Part of the Corynebacterium efficiens YS-314 genome is shown below.
TTCTGCTGCGGAAGAAGGTGAAGTGGGGGTGTCCCCGGCAGTTGTGACACTTTCATCGTCCTCGGTTGCAATGGAGCTGATGCCACCGATAACAATCAGCGTCCCGACAACGGCTAGGGCAATCTTGGAGCCTTTTTTCATTTCTCAACCTTAGTTCAGTAAATTCAGTGTGGTTCCTGAGATATTACTGGCGAAGGTGATTACGCGCTGATGTTTAGTGGCGGGTTAGAAATCACTCGGAAAGTAGACAACTCCACTGTTGACTAGTTCGACCAGCCTCATGAAGGCGCATCCATGTGGATAAAAGGTGCGGAGTAATCCCAATTTCAGCGGCAATTGCGGACGGTTGACCCTCGCAACTCTCTGCTGCAGTTTCAACATCGTCTACTGTAACCAGCTTCATCGCCGCCCATTCATCAGCCAGGCGTTCGGCACCAGGTGTGGAGCAGTCATGTCCATAGTGCTCATGACCGAGTTCATGGGCGATGGCGCATCGGCGTGTAACGGCATCAAGGCCCCATCTCACAAAAATTTTCCCTGAGGGGTGGTAGACGGCGTTGAGATGACGCCCAAGTTTGCCCGTTTCGACGAGTTCCACGTCGGCGGCATCGATAAGTTCGGTTAACCGTCGATCAATATTGCTCACGTCAGTTCCTATGTCCAGGTCTCATCAAGGGGCTCTGTAGATTCCTGCGCTGCAAATTTTTCGGTGCCGGCGTTGATTCCATCAAGAATTGCATCGTCATCATCGTATGCATTGCCTTGGGCATCGGGGACATCTTTTTGTTCAATACGGCTCGGTAGTTCATGGATCTCTGCGCCAGCCCGGCCTGCGAAGAATCGAGCATCGAATGTTCCTTCAAATAATCCAGATGCATTAACTCGCTTAACCAAACTTTCTAGTAATTCAGAGACTCCGGCTTCCTCCAGAGCGCTTTTTAGGGGGATGCGGGTATCTGAAACGTCTTCAGGGGACAAAAATCCGAGCTCCACAAGTGCATCTATGGGAGACACCCCGTAGGCCTTCGCAATTTTGATGACATTATCCGCTGTCGTTTTTCCACGCTGGGCATGTCTGATCAAGGTGGGACCAGCCAGTCCCGAGTGATTTGCGGCCAATGTGGGCGTGGGAGAACCAGGCAACGAATTAAGCCATTCAATGAAGTTCATAACTACATTATGTAGTTCATTTCAACTCCAGTCAATACAAAATGTTCCGCAGGCATTGACAGGATGAAGCCTCAAGTACATAATGAATCTACCGCTACGTAATGTACTTGGAGGTTCGAAATGAAAGAAGTTCAAATCAAACCGGGGGCCCTTGATGAGATCGCCAACATGATCGATGCGAAGTCTGATGCGGATCTCGCAGGATTCCTCGGCATTACCGAGAAACAACTGGAGAGTCTCCGGTATGGCGCTGGGCTCGACATCCTCCAGGCGGCGGAAATTGTTAAGCGTCGAGAAGCCCACATCAGAGCAGCCGAGCTGTTAAACAGGCCTGCCGCGTGATCGCGCCGGGAGAGGAAATGATGAACATTCGATTGAAGAAGTTTCCAGAGAAGACCACTGACTTTCTCGGCCGTGGCCGTGTGATCACCGTCGGGGATGTCGAAATTAAGTGGGATGCCGGCATCTGCGCATGGGAGTGCAGCTTGCCAGGTGTCGGCCTGATGAGGTCGTACCTGATCGGACGTGTCGTCGATGGCGAGGTGCTTGTCACCGAGAACCTCCTCCACGACCGCCCGGCCCAAGGCCCGTTGGCTACCCGGGCGACGGCCGTCCTCGAGGGACTGCTCGCAGCCGGTGAGGATCTCGGCCAGTGGGAGAGGTGCGAGTGATGCCGAATCTGGAAAGCAGGTTAGGGGAAGAAAAAACCCGTCCAGGACGGCAAATCTCGGGACGGGGAATCCAAGAAAAGAAAGGATCTGACATGCATGTTACCACGAAGGCTGTCCGCGCTCTTGATGCGGACAAGCTGCAAGCACTCATCGATGAGGGGTTCACCTTCGTCACGACTCGGTTCAACCAGGCGATCTCGGAGATCGTCGTTGTGCGGGGTTCCACGGTTGATGTCCAGTTCCCGGAGACCGCTTATGCAACTCCGGTGCGTATCGACACGATTACCGCGGTTCATAAGCCAGAGCTCGATGATGACGAGGAGGCAGCGTAATGGGATGGGTCCGGAAAGACGCGCTCTTAAAATGGGCGGTCGTCGAGGAGACAACCGCAAGGGTGATCGTTGGTCATAGGCGGTATAAGGCTTCAGTCAAGTTCCTTTTCCTCGGGGAAGTAGATGTCATTGCTATAGACCTCTACAAACCGGTAACCCTTCCGGTTTCCGCTGTGGAAGAAATTAACGAACTCGTCGTACTCATCGTCCGTCATGTGCTTCGAGATCTCGGGGTGTCGAGGGGTGGGGACTATGAACCTCACGTCAGAGTCAAGCTCAACCCAGATTCGAGGCGCTCCCTCAACGACAAGAATAAACGGTACTCCGTCCTCCTGGAGCTGGTTCCAGCATCCGTAGATGAAGGTGTAAGCCCAGTTGTACATCTCGCGCTGGTGTCCGTTGACTTCAAGAATCCACGATTCATGCATGTCCAGAGGATACGACGCAGGCTTCTCAAGCGCAGGCTAATACGAAAAGACCGAGCAAATAAGAGGAATGCAGTCCACGAGCCGGGCCAGATGAAGGATATGCCATGACCACCCCATCACGTCACCTGACAACCGAAGAGGCCTGTGACCTCCTGCGTGTTGATGCCTCCACCTTGAGGCGGTACGCCCGTGAGGGGAAGTTCTCCCGGATCCGGCTTAGCCCTCGGAAGGTGCTCTACATCCGGGATGAGATCGAGGCGTACATCGATGCCCGCACCATCCATGCGCAGCCCCTGGCGGGGAAGCGGAGGGCCGGTCGATGATCACTCTGCTCAATTTCCATGATCACCAGGTTCGTGTGGTCCAGGTCGCTGGCGAGCCACAGTGGGTGGCTGCTGATATTGCTGCCGTCCTGGGGCTGGGTAGGACGCATGACATGGTTCGCTCTCTTGATGAGGACGAAAGGGGTGCGGTTACTATCCGCACCCCTTCCGGGGAGCAAGAGATGACTGTCATTACTGAGTCTGGTCTTTATTCTTGCATCCTCAGGTCTAGGAAGCCGGAGGCGAAGGAGTTCAAGCGGTGGGTGACCCGGGAGGTGTTGCCGTCGATTAGGCGTCACGGTGGGTATCTCACGGATCCGAAGATCGAGGAGATCCTCACCGACCCGGACACCATCATCAAGCTGGCCACCGACCTGAAGCAGGAACGAGCCCGTCGACTGGAGCTGGAACAGCCGGCCAGGTCGTGGGAGCAGCTGGCGGATGCTGCTGGTGATTACTCCGTGGCCACCGCGGCGAAAGTGTTGTCCAGGGACCCCTCCATCAAGATCGGGCGCGACCGGCTGTTCGCCGAGATGGCCTCTGCTGGGTGGGTGTTTCGTTCCAAGGCTCGTCGTGGGCCGTGGGAGGCATCCCAGAAGAAAGCGGTGGACACCGGCCGGCTGGTGCACAAACTCGGGCGCCCGTTCTTCAACGAACGCACCGAGGAGTGGGAGCAACCCGCCCCGACGATCCGGGTGACCCCGAAGGGTCTGCTGGATCTCCACCGGCTTCTTGGTGGCGCGGATCAGATCGCTTTATTCAACGTGCCCCAGGAGGCCCAGTGACTACATCATCGAGACCCGGCCGGCACCGTCGGCCTCAACCACCGACCTGGGCGGGTATCGCCCCACTCCGGTGGCACCTCATCACCATTCTTATCATCCTGCTTGTACTGACCTTGGGAGGTCTGCTGTGACCAATTCACATGATCGCGTCGAACTGCTCGAAGAAGTTGTCGACGCCTCCACCCTTCTACTTTCCTTCTTCGCTGCCGAACGCATCGAGATGAAGTCCACCATCGGGATACCCCGCTACCCGCTGATCGATGATGATCCCTCAACTGTGGAACTGTCGTTGACAGAACAGTTCCTCTCCGAAGGCTTGAAGGTATCCGAAGAGCGGTTAAGGCAGTCAGAGGCCAAGTGTGAAGCCGCCGAGCGGAACGTAGCCACCCTTCAGAAAGCCGTGAAAGACCACGCCAAACAGGAGCAGGTCGCCGAGGAGAAGATCGCCTGGCTGGAAAAGGAGCTTGAGCGTCTTCGGCAGGAAGGTGCTTCGACCAACCTTGATCTGATCAAGATGCAGACCAACGAGATCGACAATCTCCGTAAGGATCTGGCTGATGCCAAGAAGGACTCTAAGACTCAGGCCACTTCATCGTCCTCGCGAGTCGAGGAGCTCGAAGCAGCCCTCAAGCTCAGCAGGGACCTCCAGGCCGAGGCCACCACCGACCTCGAGCAGACCCGCGCCGCACTCGTCACCGCGCGCCGGGAGGCTGACGAGTCCGCGCAGAAGGTGGAGGAGCTGACGCGTCAGCTGTCCTCTTATCAAAGCGACTTCGTGGAGCGGGATAATCAGCTCTCCGCTATGGAAGGCCGTCTCTTCCGTGAGGTGGAGCAGTTGCAGGATAAGCAACGCAAGATCCATGTGCACTTAACGCGAGCTCTCAGGAAATTTGAGGACGATCCGAACATGACGATCCGGGCTATCGACTCAGCCTTAAAGCTCGCTGGGAAGGCATCATGAGTGACGTTATGGTCTTGTATGTGCTGTTGCTGGTGCTCACGGCCTGTTTCTGCGTGATCATTTTCTGGCTGACGGAGTGGGTGATTCGGCTCCGGAAAGCGAATGAGGAGATGGATGCCGACCTCTGTGATGCGGAGGAGCAGCTCCATGAGCATGTGGGGATTCTTCGCGATCTGGAGATCATGCGTCGCAAGCTCGAATCGGTGCCCGCCAGGATCACGGCCTTGGAGGCCCGTAACCGGGTCGTGGCTGCGGAGGGAGGTGAAGACGATGTCGTCTATGTCAGCGGGTGAGTATCCAAGCTCTGTTGTTGATGACGCGATCTTTGAGTGTGTGGAGAAGATCAGCGGGGTGTGGGAGGCTGCCGGCCTGAATGCGGAATCAGAGGCCGAGATCCTCACACAAGAGCTTCACACCGCGGTGTCAGATGCATTCGAGCGTCTGTTATTCCGCCGGGGTGTGGCGATTGATCGGCTCAAGCGGGGATCGGGACGCTGATGGCCTCGGTGCGTCAACTCCTGGACCCCAGCGGGAAACGCCTCATCCGCCTCGCTGTGGCACCCCTTGACAGTGGCCGGTTGATTGCCCTGGGGGACCTCAATGACCTGATCAAGATCCCGGTGTGGACCACCGTCATGCGGATCCACGTGGCCAACACCCCGTTGATCCACCGGCAGAGGTTCATTCACGTTGTCACTCTCCGGGAGTGGGTGCGGCAGTTAGCCGGCCGGGATCACAAGAAATCAGCTGGTGAGCTCGAACGGTTCATCGACTGGATTGTCACCGTCGACCTATAAGGAGGGAAGAAAATGGCGGAGCATTTCTGCAAGTTCTGCGGCGCACCGATCCGGTGGGCCCGCACCCCGGCCGGGCGCATGATTCCCCTTGAGGATTCTTCCGATCAGGCCAAGGGGACGTTCGCGCTCCGGGTGGTGGATCTCCCAGATGGTACCGCCAAGCGTATGGCTGTGGGATTGACCCGCCATGAACGTATTGAGGCCGATGCCGACGGGGAACTGTTGTTTCAGGCACACCGGGCGACCTGTGGGGAGGAACGCACTGGGACGGCCATTCCACCTGAGATCCGCGAGAAAGCGAACCTCGTGATTGCTCGATATCAAAGGAGTTCGCGATGAAAATTTCCCCAACTTCATCCGATATTGATGCAGCTAACCGGTGGTGGGATGAGCAGAAGGATCAGCGCAAGGTCACCTTGCATAAGTGGATGTGTGGAGAGAAAGGGTTTCTCCATCCGGAGATACCTGGACAGCTTGAACTTTTAGAAGGAGAACCTTAATGGCAACGATGATGAGGCAGTCGAAGATTATTTGTTATCACGATGAGCTCCAGGCGGCGTTGAGCGCGGCGTTGAAGGTCGCGGATAAGAAGAACTTCGGTTCGATCCAGTTTCGACCAATTCCAGAAGATGAGGTCATTCAGATTTCGGCACTTAATCCCACCTCGACTTTTATGGCCACGGTGCCTACAGAGATGTGCGATGTGGTCGAGGGGCGCGATGAGATCTTTGAGTGTCTCTTGTCCGAGGCCAGCGTGATGGCTCGGTTCCCGGTCAAGATGCCTAAAGGGTCTGATGGGGAAGTTCCGAAGGCTGGGCTGATTATCGCGGAATCGTGGATCCAGATTACTGATGAGACTGGTCTGGGTGTCGGTATTCGCCATACCCGGATTAGGCGCAATAGTGAGGTGGAGCTCCCGGGCACTCCGGCCCGCACCATTGAGTCGGCACTGGATGCGCAGGAGGACACGGGCGCGATGCTGTATCCCGCCCAGACCGCGTTGGTCGGCAAGGTAGCGGAGATCATGGGGCAAAAGCACCGTATCCGGTGTGTGGCATCCCCTGACGGTGTGCTGTCGCGGGTGCTGCTGACGGGCACGATGTACGGGCTGACGGTCACAGAGGGGCAGGAGCAGACCTCCGAGGACAGTGCTCCAGATGATAAGCCTCTGTCGTTTGATGACGCCGAGCCCCAGGACTACGACGTGCCCATGTTCGACGTCGACGAGGAGGAGGACACCGACACCACCCCAGCACCAGCTCCAGGGCTACGGATTGTGGGTGCCCGACCTATGGGCGGTGCGTCATGAGCTTGATCGTGGAGATGTCTCCGGAGCGACGTGCAGCCCACGAGGCACTCCTGGAGGGCATTGGTATTTGCCAGCAGGCAGAGTACCGACGTAAGCCGGGCGCCCCGGGCTTGTGGGACTCCATGCATGGGCGGGAGGCCTGGGAAGACGTGCAAAAGCGCCACCGTGAGGCGCGCATCCTTTGCCGGAAGTGCCCTCTGCTGGCCGCATGTGAACAGGCCCTGTCTGATTACGAGAAGCACAGCGAGGGTGTCGATGGAGTGATGGCAGCCAGATATAGCGATGTCAGCTATTCCAGCAATGCTCGAGAGCGGCAGACGCACTGCGCCGGGTGCCAGGTCAGGCTGCATCGCCAGGGTTCAACCCGCACGGTACCGGACAGCCACCGACGCCACGTCGGGGAAGGTCTCTGCAGCGAGTGCTATCCGCAGTTCGCTACCCACTCCCCAGATCGGAGGACAGCAGCATGACACACGCCCCTATCAAGGACCTTCGGGAGTTCTGGAGAGACCTACTTCAACGGTTCCAGCCAGTGGTCGAGGCATGGAAAGAAGCGATAGAAAAGTTCCGGGAGGGACTCGATGAGATCGAAGAGGCCCTGACCACCTATCAGGAACGGGAGAAAAAACGTGCATATGAACACATGATTACCCCACCTCTTGACCACACTCTTGCACAGGTCACCCACACCAGATCCAAGCCACCCCGCCCGCACCGCACCTACAGGAGACGAACACCATGACCAAGTATCAAGGCACGGGCAGAGTCGAGAAGATCGACTGGGAAGCGCCTGCCCGCTACAGCAATCCTCATGCAGTTGCTGCCCTCATCGCGATACCAGCTGCAGAGTTCGCCGGGCTGGACATAACCCGTCCCTTCACCATCACCCAAGAGGATGAAGAGGACACCGACGATGACTAACCACATGACAACCCACCACTAGTAAGTAACCCAAACCAGAGGAAGGAGTACCCACATGGCATGGCTGCGCATCGGCGACAACGTCGCCACGCACCCGAAGATGTCTCTCCTCCTCGAGGCATGCGAATTCGACCACTCCCTGAAAAATGAATCCTTTGGACTCATGGTCTCCCTCGCCGCGGTCTCAGCAGCCCACCTCACCGACTTCATGGTCGGCCCCGGCCTCGTCGCACAGTTCGCGCCGGGCAGAGAGAAGGTGCTGATCGATATCCTCGTCTCCGCCGGGCTCCTGGAGCGCGTCAAAGTGGACGAGCGGTGGATGTACAAGCTGTATAACGATGAAGAGTTCATCCACATGCGCACCAAAGCGGAAGTGGAAATCGACCGGGCTCGCAAGCGCGACAGCCGACGCCACGACCTAATCATTCCCGTCAGGGTCCGCGACGGCGACCAGTGCCGCTGGTGCGGCAAGACGGTGTCCTGGGAGGACCGGAAATCTGCTCGCGCGGCCACCATTGACAGCCTCACCAGTCACCGCGAGAGTACCGTCGAGACCCTCGTCGTGGCCTGCAATGGTTGCAACTCAGCCGGCCATGAAGGCAAGGAACGCACACCCCGCCCAGCACCCACACCCCAGGAGGTCTACTACTCACCAAAGACAATCGCGTGGATCAACAACACCGACTACGCGCAAGAAAACGGTATTCACCTAACCGATCGGCAGACTCGCCTGGACATCCCAGCAGCGCCGGCAGCAACCACGGTCAAGGCAGCAGCACATAGCGCAGCGCCGGGAGGTGGATCAGCAGGTATGGCAGCAGACAGTCCTCAGGAGAGCAGCGCCCATGTGGCAGCAGCGCCTGAACGATGTGGAGCGCCGACAGCTGATCACTCCACGGCAGCAGCATATGGAGCAGCGCCAGACCGCTATCGCAACCAGGCAGCAGCGGGACAAGACCCATGGGAGGACGCCCCGGACTGGGTGACGCAACCGGCAGAGAAGGTTCTCGGCAGGGCAACCGCGCCAGGAGGTGGATCAGTAGGTATGGCAGCAGACAGTCCTCAGGAGAGCAGCGCCCATGTGGCAGCAACGCCTGAGGGACGTGGAGCGCCGACAGCTGATCACCCCACGGCAGCGGCGCCGCCGGGCGCCCTACCCAAAGGTAACGATTCGGTAAAACCTAGACCGGATCTAGATCAGGTGGGTGACAGACCTGGATTGTCCGGGTCGGGACGGGTCGGGTCGGATAGGGCAGGACAGGTGTCGGTTTCTGGTTCTCGCCGTAGGAGAGGCCGTCGTGGAGGAAAGCGGAAGTCGTAATGGATGATCAGTTGTTGACTATGTTTAGTCATTCTTTGTTTGACCTGGAGAGTTATTCCCCTTTATTGGATGAGCTGCTCTTTCCTCG
Proteins encoded:
- a CDS encoding ImmA/IrrE family metallo-endopeptidase, producing the protein MSNIDRRLTELIDAADVELVETGKLGRHLNAVYHPSGKIFVRWGLDAVTRRCAIAHELGHEHYGHDCSTPGAERLADEWAAMKLVTVDDVETAAESCEGQPSAIAAEIGITPHLLSTWMRLHEAGRTSQQWSCLLSE
- a CDS encoding helix-turn-helix transcriptional regulator — protein: MTTPSRHLTTEEACDLLRVDASTLRRYAREGKFSRIRLSPRKVLYIRDEIEAYIDARTIHAQPLAGKRRAGR
- a CDS encoding phage antirepressor, with the translated sequence MITLLNFHDHQVRVVQVAGEPQWVAADIAAVLGLGRTHDMVRSLDEDERGAVTIRTPSGEQEMTVITESGLYSCILRSRKPEAKEFKRWVTREVLPSIRRHGGYLTDPKIEEILTDPDTIIKLATDLKQERARRLELEQPARSWEQLADAAGDYSVATAAKVLSRDPSIKIGRDRLFAEMASAGWVFRSKARRGPWEASQKKAVDTGRLVHKLGRPFFNERTEEWEQPAPTIRVTPKGLLDLHRLLGGADQIALFNVPQEAQ
- a CDS encoding WXG100 family type VII secretion target, whose product is MTHAPIKDLREFWRDLLQRFQPVVEAWKEAIEKFREGLDEIEEALTTYQEREKKRAYEHMITPPLDHTLAQVTHTRSKPPRPHRTYRRRTP